The genomic region GCAGGTATGGCCGGCCCGGCTCAGGTGTCACTGGCACCGGCGGGCGTTACCACCGATGGCGGGCCATCGCTGGCGGGCCGCTATCGTGACATCGAGCCAATGCTCGATGGTACTGGTCGCTACCTGGTCAGCTGGAGTCAGTGCCGTTTATTGGAAAATGCCGGCACCCCTGATCAGCGCATTATCCCCTGTACCGAAGAACTACTGGCCGACCCGGATGTAGTCGAAGCACCACCGCTGTTTAGTCTGTATCTCTACGACCCGAACACCAAGACTCAAGTGCCTTTGTTCCTGCCGGAAGAAGGCGTAATGGTGACCGATCCGGTGGTGTTACTGCCAACCACTCGGCCAGCGTTCATTCCGGACGGCATTCCCGGTGTCGATTTGGACGCCAATCTGGTCGCGGAAGGTGTTGGCGTCGTCCATATCAAGTCGGTTTACGACCTGGATGGTGTCGACATAACCGCGGCAGCAGGAGGCATCACCACTGTTCGCGATCCAGCCCAAACCACTGCTGCCCAGCGCCCGGCCCGCTTTCTGCGCATTCTGAAGCCAGTATCGATGCCGGATGATGATGTCTACGACTTCGACAACAGCGCATTTGGTTTCAGCCAGGCGTTCGGCATGCAAGACATTCTTGGCTATGTACCAGTCGAGCCGGATGGTTCGGCGATGTTCAAGGTGCCGGCCAATGTCGCGTTCACGATTCAGGTGCTCGATGGTGAAGGCAAGCGCATCAACAGCTTCCAGCGCCACAACAACCTGTTGCAGGTCAAACCGGGTGAAGTGCGCCAGTGCAATGGCTGCCATACCGCGACCAGTCTGGCTCCGCATGGCCGCCAGGATGCTGAAGCTCCCTCAATCAATCCAGGCGCCCCAACCACGGGTGTCTCGTTCCCGAATACCGAACCAGCGCTGTTTGCCGACATGGGCGAAACCATGGCGCAAGTCTGGACCCGTATCAATGGCCCGCGTACACCTAGCCTCGATATCGTTTTCGACGATGAATGGACCGATCCGAATGTCCGTGCCAAGGATCCCTCGTTCGCCTGGCAGTTCGCTGACCTGACGACCGCGGCGCCAACCAGCGCAGCCTGCCTGTCGGACTGGAATAATCTGTGCCGGACTACGATCAATTACGTGGCCCATATTCAGCCCATCTGGTTATACGACCGCTCGGTTATCGACCCGATAACTGGCGACCTCATCAGCGATGACACCTGCACCAGTTGCCATAGCCGTGCCGATGCCAACGGCGCTGTACAGGTGCCAGCTGGCCAGATCGAACTGGTCGCCGACCAGTCGGCGGTCAACGCCGATTTCGTTGTCTCATTTGTCGAGCTGTTTCGCCAGGATCAGGCTCTGGTCAATAACAATGGCGTCCTGATCGGTGACACCATTGAAACCCGCACACCGGCCATTCCCGATCCAAACAACCCCGGTCAATTCCTCTGCAACCAGGGTATTTTGGATACGGTCACCAACGAGTGTGTGGTAACCACGCCGGTCAATGCCCCACCGCCACCGATGCGAGTCGGTTCAGCGCGTAACAGCACCGCCTTCTTCAACCTGTTCGCCGCTGGTGGAAGCCATCAGGGTAGGCTCAGCGATGCCGAGTTGAAACTGATTGCTGAATGGCTCGATATTGGTGCCCAGTATTACAACAACCCGTTCGAGGCTCCTGAAGATTAATCGCCACGATGGGTAGGAACTCTGCCGGCAGTCACGTAAAATCCGGCAGAATTCCCTCGTCAAACTGAAAACTCATAAAAGGTTTGCTGTTCATGCCGTTGTGGCGCCCCACCCTCCATTTGCTGGTTTTTTCGCTTGGCTGCTCCTCGGCGACATTGTGGGCGGCCGATGAACCGACCACCGAAAACCCCGCCGCCGTCGATACGGTTGACGCACCGGTAGCGGAAACCGATAACGACGACGAAGTGTTGCGTCTGCGCATCGCTGACCCGTATATCGATGTCCATACCGGACCTAGCGAAGGCCATCCGATTCATCAGGTAGTCGAACGCGGCCAGATGATCGACATTCTTGAACGCCGCACCGACTGGTTTCTGGTGCGCACACCACGCGGTTACACCGGCTGGGTGCATCGCAATCAACTGATTCGTACGCTGACGCCACAGGGTCAGCCGGTTGATATCAGTCAAACCAATCTGCAGGATTTCACCGAGTACGATTGGGAGCTCGGTGTCATGTCGGGCGATTTTGATGGCGCGCCGGTGATCAGCATTTATGGCGCCTGGCAGTTTGCCGACAATATTTCCGCCGAGCTGACACTCGGCCAGAGCCTCGGGCGATTTGCCGAAACCAATTTCGCCACCGCCCATATTGTTCATCACCCGTTTCCGCAATGGCGTTTTTCACCGTATTTCCAGCTCGGTGCCGGCGCCATTCAAATCGATCCGAAAGGCACCATCATCACACCCGAAGATCGACAAGAAAACCTGGTTCACGTAGGCGTCGGCGTGCGCACCTATCTCGCCTCGCGTCTGGTATTCCGCATGGAATACAACAACTACGTGGTACTGACCGATCGCAACGACAATGAGAAAGTGGAAGAATGGAAAGCCGGATTCAGCGTATTCTTTTGAGCGCCCTGCTATTGACGCTGGGCCAGCAAACTCTGGCAGCCGACCCGGTCTACGATCCGGAAGTCGAGCGTCAGGAGGTCGATGAAGACCTGATCGACGTCAATGATCTGGAGCTTGGCATTACTGCCGGCGTGCTCAGCATTGAAGACTTCGGTTCCGCAGCCAGTGTCGGTCTGAAGCTCAATTACCATGTCTCGGAAGATTTCTTCTTCTCGGTGCAATACCTGCAAAGCGAAGCTGGGGAAACCAGCTATGAGCGCTTGTCCGGCGGCGCCCAATTGCTGGAAAACCGCGATTACAGCCATTACGGCCTGGCCATCGGCTACAACCTGTTCCATGGTGAAGCATTCTGGGGCAAGGGCACCGCGATCAACTCAGCCTTCTACCTGACCGCAGGTGTTGGCGCCACCCAGTTTGCCGATGACAATTACTTCACTGTTCACGCCGGCGCCGGCTACCGCTTCATCCCGCTCGACTGGCTGGCGATATCGGTCGATTTTCAGGACCATATCTTCGAACACGAGCTGCTCGGTGAGACCAAGTTGATCAATAACCTTGAACTTTCCACCAGCATCACAGTATTTTTCTAAGTCAATCATTAGTATTTGCTGACAAGCTGAATTTCCGGAGTTGTTTTGCCATGTCGAACCGTCGCGCTGTCATTGCCACCAGTCTGTTGATGCTGTTGTTTGTCAGTGGTCTCGTGGTGTCCTCGGTCCAGGCCAAGGAGCTGAGCGGCCCGGCCAAGGATTTCACGCTAAAGGTCCGTGGCGGTGGTAACACCCGTCTAGCCGACCTGCGCGGTGAAGTGGTCATGATCAACTTCTGGGCCTCCTGGTGCGGCCCCTGCCGTCAGGAAATGCCGCTGCTGGAAGACATGTATCAGCGTTACAAGGATCTCGGCTTCACCATTCTCGGCGTCAACGTCGATCACGACCCGGCACTGGCTGACAAGCTGCTGAAAGACATCAAGGTCTCGTTCCCGGTGCTGCTCGATGCCAAGAACGAAATTTCCCGCCTGTACGATATTGACGCGATGCCGAGCACCGTCATGGTTGATCGCAACGGCAACATGCGCTTCCTGCACCGCGGCTACAAGCCGGGTTATGAAGTGCAGTACGAAGAGCAAATCAAGCAACTGGTGCGTGAATAAACCATCAGTCGCTGAGGAGTCTGAACATGAAAACGTTCGCGAAAATGCTGTTGGCCAGCGGTGTCCTGCTCGGCCTGTCTGGCTGCGCCATCGACCCGTGGGTGAAGCCGTACGAGCGCCAGAACCTGGCCGACCCGATCATGTCGTTCGAGCGCGATGCCATTCAGACCGGTTACGTGCATCATGTTTACCAGGCCCGTGAAGGTGCTCGCGGAGCAGAAGGAGGCGGTGGCGGTGGCTGTGGCTGCAACTAAACCGTTTTTGCGCATTATTGGCGCCACGCTCATCAGCGTGGCGTTTGCGTTTTCCAGTCACGCTGGCGTACTGCCGGAGGAACGTGCCGATTTGCTTGCTCACTCTTATCAAGGTGGCGGCATGGACATCAGCGGTCCCTCACTGCTGGTGCGCAAAAACTTTCTGGAGAAAGTATCGGTCAGTGCCAACTACTACATCGACAACGTTTCCTCTGCATCGATTGACGTGCTGACATCCGGCGCCAGCGAATACGAAGAAGAGCGCAAGGAATATTCCTTCTCCGCGGATTACTTGTACAACAAGACGACGTTCTCCACCGGCTATACCAGCAGCGAAGAATCCGATTACTCCGCTGAAACCATTTTCTTCGGTGTCAGCCAGGATTTCTTCGGTGATCTGAGCACCATTTCGCTCGGCTACGCGCAAGGCGATGACTTGGTCAGTCGCAACGAATACACCGATGGCGCGCTGGTCGGTAACACGATTATCGGCACCGTCAAACGCCAGAACTATCGCTTGAGTTTTTCTCAGGTGATCACCACCAACCTGATTATGGGTCTCGGTTTTGAAACCGTTACCGATCAGGCCAATCGCGAAGACGAAGATATTTCGGTGCTGAACAATCCGTATCGTTCCGTACGTTTTCGCAGCGCGCAATCAGGAACCGGATATGCCACACAGCGCGAGTTCTATCCAGATACCCGCACGTCCGATGCCGTAGCCTTGCGGGCGATGTATTACCTGCCCTGGCGCGCATCGATTCGCGCTGAATATCGCTTCTTCACCGATACCTGGGGTATCGAAGCCAGCAACTACGAATTAAAAATGATTCACCCGATTGAAGATCTGGTGACCATCGAAGGTAAATATCGTTACTACGAACAAACGGCGTCGACGTTTTATCGCGATTTGTTCGATGAGCCAAACGAACTGAACTTCCGTGCTCGTGATAAAGAAATGTCGACGTTCAACAACACGACCTTTGGTTTGGGGGCCACCCTGAACCTTGGCAAGTTGCTGAAATGGAATGCAGCCGAGCACGAATTGATGCTGAACTTTTTCGTTGATCACATGATGTTCAGCTACGACGATTTTCGTGATCTGACAGTACACACCAGCAATCCGGGTGCATTCAACGCCGGCGAAGAGCCGCTGTATGAATTCGATGCCCAAGTGTATCGATTATTCCTGACTTACAAATACTGACGTTTCCGAAAACAAAAAAAGGCGCTCAATGAGCGCCTTTTTTTATCCGCCGGGATTCCATTGCATTCATAGCATGATGAAGGCAGTGCAAAATGAATTGAACAGACACGGCTATTCCAGCGCGAATGCGTGCGCTAAAACAAAGCAGCGGACCGGGAAAAAATCTGGGAGGAAAATCTGAGAAGTCGATGGCGGAGCGGACGGGACTTGAACCCGCGACCCCCGGCGTGACAGGCCGGTATTCTAACCAACTGAACTACCGCTCCATCGACCCATTCGAGAGTGCTCTCGAACAAGAGGCGCGCATGATACGCAGCAGCTGGCATACTGTCAACGCGAAATATCAGGATTTTTTTACGCTTGTTTCCGCTCGAAATCGTCGAGGTCAGAAACAAAGGATTGCACCAATACCCTAGCCTATTTATTGTCCTCATCCTCGTCTTCGGATGGCAGGTTTCTCACCGCTTCAGCAAACGCATCATCCCAGCTGACATCATCGCCTTCTGGTGCATGGGTTTCGGGCTCAGCTGTTTCCGCACTGACCGTCTCTGCCTGCGCCACTTCAGCAGGTTCGGGCTCGGGTTCGACTTCCTGGGTCATCGACTCCATCTTGGCCAGAATGTCCTCTACCTTCATGTCCTTGCGCTCGCCTTCTTCGCCAAGCATGGCGGAATACTCGGAGAAGATATTGTTGAGCGTGCCCAAGGTAATGGAGACTTCTTTTTTCAGGCGATCGTTTTCTTCACGCAGGTATTGCACATCGTTGGCATGTGCCGAGCTCATGACTTCGGTCGGGCTGCCATAGGCTGCTGCTGGCGTCAGCGCGTGGTAGGCGTTGGTTAATTCCGATAGGGCCTTTTCCAACTTGCCGATGCTGTCGCTGCTCGGCGATAGGTGGCTGTCGAGCACCGCCTTAAAAAACTGCCGACGCTTGGCCATGATGCTGGTCAGGTGCTTCTCCGCTTCCTCGGCATTCATCAGCAGCGTGTCTTTCAAATAGCGAGACAGCGCCGTGCGATTGGCTTCTTCGTTCGCCTTGATTTCTTTTAGCAGCGCTTGCGCGCCGATGTGCGCGGTGCCACGTCGCCGAAACAACAACCAGGCCATGATGGCAACCAGAATGGCCATCGGCAGCGTCAGCTCCAGAATCAACAACCAGGAGGGACTCATGTGGTTTTCCCGCTCTCACCCAACTCTTCGGCAATGCGCTTATTGGTCAGTTGCTGGCGACGGCGCAGCCACCACCAAATGCCGCCGACAATCGAAAATACCACCACGTTGATGACGACACCAACAACCAGCCAGTACTGCCAGCTGTGCTCTTCTGGTTCGGTGGTGACTTCGTCGGGCTTGGTTTCGGTCGCTGGGGGGTTTTCGTTTTCCGGCTCGGTTACCGCCGGCTCGACGACAGCAGGGGTTTCTTCTTGCGCCGCTGGTTCTGCTGGCGTCTCCGCCAACCCCGTCACCTGCCATTCCAACGCGGGCATCTCCAGCACCACATCGCGACCGGCTGCGGTAACGCCCTGAACCCGGTAATGCAATCGATAACTGCCGTTATGTTCAGCCGCGACCGTTGCATGGAAGCCGGTTTCGCTGCGCTCCATTGTCAACGGCGAACGCCCAGCCGCCGTTTCCAATTCTGAGGTTACCTGCAGCGAGCCTGGTTGGAATAAATCCGGCTCTGGCGTTAACGCCAATTGCGCGACACCGCTTTCGTCGACCGAAACCGATGCTTTCAATGGCGTGGCGACGCCTTTCAAAGAAAGTCGACGCAGACGCTGAAACGTTGGCGATGAAATCTCGACTTCGACGGTGTAATCCATATCCAGCGCCGGCACTTCAAACGGCGCGACGAAATGCGCTTCAGCCACCGGCCTTAGCACCAGCTCACGCCGGAAGGCTTCTCCGCTGATACGGGCATTGGCATTGACCATTTGCAGTAACGCCGCATTGGCAACCGGCGCGCCCTGGTCGAGCAACTGGGCATTGAGCTGCAGCTGTTCACCGGCCAGCACCACCGACGGCAGTTCAGCAAGCGCCATACTGAGCTTGCTGACCAGCAGCACCCGGTTTTCCGGGTCGACATCCGCAATGATTTGCCAAGCGCCAGCGGCGGGCTTGGGAATGGTGATCAGGTCATAAGGGGTTTCGGTATGCCAGCGCCAACTGACCGGCTTTTGCTGGACGCTGTGGACCTCGCCATCTGGCGTGCGCACTTCGGTCGGCTTGGCGTCCGGCGCTTTGAACACCAGAATGGTGATTTCTTCGGCGCCTTCATCGACGTTGAACTGGTTGTCGCGCAGCGGCAGTGAATCCCGCGGCGTGGTTTGCTCAAAAAGACGCAAGAACAAGCGGTTAAGTTGTTCGGCATTTTCCGCCAATTGATATTGACCGCCGGTTTCCAGCGCCAGTTTTTTCATCAGCACCTGATCGGCATCGTGGCTCAGCGCGATGCTATGAACACGAATGTTCTCCGCCTTTAGCTGCGGCAGCAGTCGATTCAGCAAGTCGTTGCGCGCTTCGGCGTTTTCGCTGGCCTGTTTGGAAATATCCACAACACCATCGGTCAGCAAGATCATATGGCGTGGCCCGGCCTGCGTTTTTCCAAGCCAAGGTTTCGCGGCGCGCTCCATGGCGCCACCTATATTGGTGAATAAGCCCTTCGAGGAAATGTCGGCCGCCTTTGCCGTCGCCAGCTCGCGAAAAGCCGGCGTGGCGGCCTGTGGCGGAATCAGATTATTGACGTATTGACCAAACGTCCAAACCCCGGCACGGGCGTTGCTAGGCATTAGATTGGCGACTAATCGAACCGCGGGAATGCGCAGATTCTGGGGATCGTTTTTCTTCATGCTGCCGGAAATATCGACCACGATATGGACTTCCGGGCCGTTCGGTTCAGCCGCCAAAAGCAGAAAAGGCCATGCGGCCAAAACAGCGCAAAAACAAAACGACTGCGCCAATTTGGCCCGGACTCGGCGTGAGCCGACAGGGGTGCTTAAAGTGCTAAACACGTGTGGCTTTTTCTTAAACATGAGGATATCTTGGACAAGTGTAGTTCACAAATGCGCAAGTTACCGCGTGGCCAATAAAAACTAGGCTACCTTACATTCGGAAAGTCGCGGAAATCGGTGAGCACCATGGTTTCTCGGCGGTAATGCAGCGTCTTTTGACCACAACTAACGGAGAAACACGATGAAACAGAACTGGGTCAAACTGGCAATGGCAGGAGCCTTTCTCGCCGGCTCCTCGGTCGCGATGGCAGAAGTTTCCGGGTCCGTCACGCTTACCTCTGATTACATCTTCGATGGCGTCAGCCAAACCGACAACGAACCCGCGCTGCAAGCTGGCGTGGACTACGCGCACGATTCCGGCTTCTACGCCGGTGCCTGGATGTCAAATGTCGATTTCGGTGGCGACACCAACCTCGAAACCGATCTGTATGTTGGTTTCACCTTCGGCAGCGAAGCCGTCAGCTTCGATGTCGGTGCTGTTGCGTATATTTACACCGACTCATTCAGCAGCCCACCGAGCGATGAAGAAGCCGATTACTATGAGGTCTATGCTGGTGTCACCTTCGCCGAAAACTTTACCGTCAAAGGCTGGTTCACCGATGACTACGCATCAGCCGCGCTTGATGCCTACCGCATCAAAGCCACCTACGAAGTTGCCTTGAACGATACTTGGTCAATTCCGCTGGAATACACCTACACCGATATTGATGGTGAGGACTTCAATCACGGCCGTATCGGTATCGCCGGCAACTTTGATCCGTTCACCGTCGATCTCAGCTATCACCAAACCGATATCGATGTCGAAGCCGGAGATGATCCAGACCTTTACTCGGCTGACGGATTGCTGGTCGCCAGCGTTACGTTTAGTTTCTAGGCAGCTTAAGAAAAAGCCCGCAGAAGCGGGCTTTTTCTTTTCGCCATGCTCAATGTCGTTTGACGCAGCGACGGACCAAAACACTTATCCACGATTATTTGAACCGGGCAATGATATGTTGATCGAGTGGACCAGCGTTTTCCTCGGATAACACTTTATCCTGCACCGACTTGCCGACTTCATGTATCCGCTGGCGATCACCGCAAACCAGATAATGCCATTTCGGCAAATCCTTACCTTTGGCGACGCGTACGTAAGCACAAGTCGGCGGCAACCAGTCAAAGCTCAGGACGTTTTCCGGTTTCAGTTGCACGCAGTCGCTGACGTACTTCTTTCGATTTTTATAATCGGCACACTGACAGGCGTGGGTATCGAGCAGTTTGCAACAGACATTGGTTTGATACAGCTCACCGGTTTCGGTGTCTTCAAGTTTATAGGTGCAGCATTTGCCGCAACCGTCGCATAGCGCCTCCCATTCGGTTTTCGACAATTCTTCCAGGCTTTTGCCGCGCCAGTAAAAGGGTTTAAGCGCGCTCATCGGCTTGCACTTCGGTAAAGAATTCCTGGTCGAGAAAACGCAAAATCAACCGATCACCAGCTTGTAACTTTGCAACACCAGCAGGTGTACCGGTCATGACGATATCACCGGGCATAAGCGTAAAATGTTGACTGATATAAGCAAGCAAAGTAGGAATCGGTGTCAACATCCCAGACGTTTTGCCTTGCTGACGAACGGTGCCGTTGATTTCCAGACTGAACTCCAGTTCGCTCAAATCCTGCAACTGCGCACGGCGAATAAAGTTGGTTAATGGCAAAGCACCATCGAAAGCTTTTGCCAACTCCCAGGGCTTGCCTTCGTTTTTCAAGGATTGTTGCCAATCGCGCAAGGTCAAATCCAAACCGAGCCCGACACCGGCAATGGCGGCAAGCGCATCGGCCTCGTTGGCATTGGTCAGGCGTTCGCCAATCAATAATGATACTTCCAGTTCATGATGGCATTCGCCGCGATTTCCTGGAATGGAAAACGATGGCGATAACGGTACAAAACTGGTGGCCGGTTTCAAAAACAGAATCGGCGTGGCTGGAATCGGATTGTTCAGTTCCTTTGCGTGCGCCGCGTAATTGCGGCCAACGCAAACGGCTTTACCGAGCGGATAATCGCAAGCGACATCACCGAGCCAATGGTGCGCGTATCTCATGGTGCCGGCTCCGCTGCCACTTCAATGCTGTCTGTCTGCGGCGTGTTCATCACTGGCGGAAACGCGATACGATCAGCAAGGTAACCCACCGACGTCGCGAAAAACTCCGAGCGATTCCAGCGCAAAAACACATCGTAGTTGTGATAGAGCAGAAACACCCGCTCGGCCGGATTTTCATCAATGCGCAAACGCGCATTCATTTCGGCGACCGGTAAATTGCTGCCGTCATCGCGACGGACACCAAGCGCCTGCCATTCATTCAGGTTTTTCTTTTGGTTATTGAACGGGATGAATTGTTGATGATCCGGCACGACTACTTGGCGCCCCCAGTGTTCACCGGCACGCCAACCATTCATGCGCAAATAATTGGCGCTCGATGCCATGACATCGGCCATGTTGCTCCAGATATTGGCGCGACCATCACCGTCGCCATCGCGGGCGAAACGAAGAAAACTGCTGGGCATGAATTGGCACTGGCCCATGGCGCCGGCCCAACTGCCTTTCATCTCTTTTGAACTGATATGGCCTTGTTCAATGATACGCAGGGCATCGATAAACTCTTTGCTGAAAAACTCCCGGCGCCGTCCCTCATAAGCCATCGTCGCCAAAGCGCTGGGTACATGATGCCTGCCGAGCAAGCGACCATAACTGCTTTCAACGCCCCAGAGCGCCACCAGATATTTGGCTTCAACACCGACTTCACGGGCAATGGCGTTAATCTGCTGATAGTGCTCGCGATATTTCTTCCGGCCCTGCTCAATGCGTGTCGGCGTAATCACGCGTTGCAGATAGGCTTCAACCGTCAGTTTGTCGCGGCTCGGTTGTGAGCGATCCTGACTGACGACTTTAGGAATCAATTGCAAATCAGGCCAGACGTTATCGATCGTCTGTTGTTTGATGCCGGCAGCCAGGGATTGCTGTTTCAGTTGCTCAAGGAAAGCCGGCCACTGATCTTCGGAAACTTCTGCGCCAGCGATACCGGAAAAACCGATCAGTACCGCCGAAACCAAAGGCATTACATTTTTTGTAAACAAGCGTTGGGTAAAACGCTTAATCACCGTCATGAATCACACCTTCCACCTTCGGTGGCATTTGCAAAAAATATCCCACGTCTTTCAGCGCCTGACGCAAGCGCTCGATATCAATACGGGCCAGTTTTTGCCGCGTCGACAAATCCAGCTCCATGACGAAATCGGCGCGACCAAAACGCTTGGCCAGTTCCACCGGCACATCGGCAAACTGATCTTTCTCGCGCAAATACAAATACATTTCGTCTTGCTTGCTGCTGCGGTAAATATAGCAAAACATATTAAGAACTCTGCTCCTGCCACCAGCCCGGCAACGCAATACCGGCATTGGTCAACAAATGGGTAAAGGGGTTTAGGAAAGCCTGCTGGCGCCAGCCGCGCCAGACAAACGGTGCTTGCGGCAGCCGATCGACCGCGGCAATGATGATTGATTCCAGCGCCCGCTTCGAGTACACCAGTTCCGCCGGCAACTGATGCGCCTCGGCAAAGCTCCTCACTTCGCTTGCCATCTGATCCAGCAAGCCCCGGCCGCCTTTGATATCCAGCAAACGGGACACCGGCAGCGGCCACTGGCCGGACGGCAATGCTCTGGCTTTTTCTATCAGGTTGAGCAGTGTTTTTCCGTGCAGACGCGACACTTTTGGATGCAATACATTCAGCGCGGTAAAGTCGTTCCAGTTTTTCGGTGTTTTCTGAGCCAAAGTGATGATGCCTTCATCACGAATCAGATGATTGCGCGAGGTATCGGTGGCCTTGGCTTCTTGCTCGCGCCAACTGGCCAGTCCCTGGGCGATAGCGAGCTCCTGACCGCGCAGCAGATTCACTTGTTTGACTCGGCGATAGAGCAAGGCATCAGGCTCTTGGTGGTGCACTTTCGCCATCGCTTGCTCGCCGTCCTGCCAGAACCAGTCAAGCTTTTCCAGGTCGTGTAAATGTGCTTTCAAATCGGCGTAGAGATCGAGCAGATAAATGACGTCGGTGACCGCGTAATCGACTTGCGCCTGGGTCAATGGACGCACCAGCCAATCGGTACGCGCAGTCTCTTTCGACAACTCCACTTGGTAACGCTCACGGACGACAGCGGCCAAACCGAGCGATGCACCCAGGCCAGCGTAAGCCAGCGCCATTTGAGTATCGAACAGTGGCGTGATATCAGCGCCGCAGGTATGGGCAAAAGCTTCCAAATCCTCGCCGGCCGCGTGCATGACCTTGACCACTGAGGTATTGGCCAGCACGGCAGCAAACGGCGACCAGTCATCGATTTTCAATGGGTCGATCAGATAGACCTTTTCGCCATCGCAGATCTGAATCAGCGCCAGTATCGGCCAAAAGGTTCTGACTCGTTCGAATTCAGTATCAAGCGCCAAGGCTTCGCACTGCTGCCAGCGTTGACAGGCGCTGCGCAAGGATTCGTTGCTGTTCAGCCATTCGACGGGAAAAACAAAAGGCGCGTTGGACGCGCCTGTTGTGGATGCTTGCACGTAGAAACTCTCCTGCAATATCGGAATCAGCGCAGTTCTCGGCGCAAAATTTTTCCGACATTGGTTTTCGGCAAACTGTCGCGGAACTCGACCATTTTTGGTCGTTTGTAGCCAGTCAGTTTGTCATGACAGAAATCAATCAGTTGCTGTTCGGTCAGGCCGTTATCTTTCTTGACGACAAACAGTTTGACCGCTTCACCAGTCTGCTCGGACGGCACACCAATGGCGGCCACTTCCAACACGCCAGGGTGAGCCGAGGCCACCGCTTCGACTTCATTCGGATACACGTTGAAACCGGAAACAAGGATCATGTCTTTTTTCCGATCGACGATTTTCATGTAGCCGTTTTCATCGGAGACAGCGATATCGCCAGTATGCAGCCAACCATCGGCATCGAGCACTTTCGCCGTTTCATCGGGACGGTTGTAGTAGCTATGCATCACCTGCGGGCCACGTACGCAAAGCTCGCCGGATTCGCCGAGCGGTACTTCCTCGTTGTCATCATTGCGAATGCTGATTTCGGTCGAAGGCACCGGCAATCCAATCGTACCGTTGTAGCTTTTCAGACTCAGCGGGTTGATGGTCACGGCCGGTGAGGTTTCGGTCAGACCGTAGGCTTCCAGCAGCGGTTTACCGGTGACTTTCTGCCAGCGCTCAGCGACCGCCGGTTGCACGGCCATGCCGCCGCCCAGCGCCAGTTTGAAATCAGCAAAACTGACTTCGCTGAAACCGGGCGTGTTCAACAAACCGTTGAATAGCGTGTTAACGCCAGTCAGCGCCGTGAACTTCCAGTTATTCAGTTCTTTGACAAAACCGGTCATATCCCGCGGATTGGTAATCAGCACATTCAGGCCACCAAAATGCATGAAGGTCATGCAGTTCGCGGTCAA from Permianibacter aggregans harbors:
- a CDS encoding AMP-binding protein — protein: MEKIWLKHYPPGVPHEIDPGQFASIVHLFETAVGRYADRPSFTNLGVTLSFAELDRRTRDAAAFFQNEWKLKKGDRIAIMMPNLLQYPIALFGALRAGLTVVNVNPLYTPRELEHQLKDSGATAIVMLANFAHTLAEVIDNTPVKHVAITEIGDACPGLKRFIVNAVVKYVKKMVPPYQLPSAIGYNAMMKKGANLPFTPVTLGHDDMAFLQYTGGTTGVSKGAVLTHKNMVANVLQAGSWLGPFLEPGKEIIITALPLYHIFSLTANCMTFMHFGGLNVLITNPRDMTGFVKELNNWKFTALTGVNTLFNGLLNTPGFSEVSFADFKLALGGGMAVQPAVAERWQKVTGKPLLEAYGLTETSPAVTINPLSLKSYNGTIGLPVPSTEISIRNDDNEEVPLGESGELCVRGPQVMHSYYNRPDETAKVLDADGWLHTGDIAVSDENGYMKIVDRKKDMILVSGFNVYPNEVEAVASAHPGVLEVAAIGVPSEQTGEAVKLFVVKKDNGLTEQQLIDFCHDKLTGYKRPKMVEFRDSLPKTNVGKILRRELR